The following are from one region of the Malassezia vespertilionis chromosome 4, complete sequence genome:
- a CDS encoding uncharacterized protein (COG:K; EggNog:ENOG503Q366; BUSCO:EOG09264331) has protein sequence MAARRKRDLVERVRYPNPIPDLPFAPKLIRVAAPEPNYTSPVYAQRIAESQQLPVAVDAEAGMPLDLARIEYLWLENGKLPAGATDALDMDALDPDDAFLLSEQVAAHPVAAADTLPGSYAAAKANEVTWLRRTEYLGAEQRKQRAHAQPVQRLDTSRAAQIARIEESFVAANTALDTLTHPSKPGVHAVDAYELLPDPETWASSFQVVRFTSALGRMSQGAPDDDVRMRTAVLRPVTDAVSGQQRVSMYLACADELPQYTNSEEDQPQPTWDSATAQRRENLGSLRYEKRRRLGTFPRVPWLEQEDASGDANEYATGFRHARDLEPVEQVSSAANQLVLVLDDNIPDPAPQLDDVSVSGTIAEQLGKEDDLFGDEMRAAPPKDAAPTTTLPPQSAPQRARQESVLPSALGRKAAYYHRVDMRYALRIRRQRRAEQHLAVPYEGFWHRIILGNRSPTEREVCKELHARQAVDKVNLDGVEYASSDEEAEDVEALDKERVAAAEVGAQGQLPVPHMDETAVADDTVSAEAQASAADQSDAAEEQMQDYFDEDESSENASDVDGDAELAALRAEAQDADADDSPVPARRRRAP, from the exons ATGGCGGCGAGAAGAAAGCG CGATCTTGTGGAAAGGGTGCGCTATCCCAACCCGATTCCAGATCTTCCCTTTGCGCCCAAACTGAtccgcgtcgcagcgccagAGCCAAACTATACGTCGCCCGTGTATGcccagcgcatcgccgagTCGCAGCAGTTGCCTGTCGCCGTCGACGCGGAGGCTGGCATGCCGCTGGACTTGGCCAGGATCGAATACTTGTGGCTTGAGAATGGAAAGCTGCCTGCGGGCGCGacggatgcgctcgacatgGACGCACTCGACCCCGACGATGCATTCCTGCTCTCGGAGCaagtcgctgcgcatcctGTCGCCGCCGCTGATACATTGCCGGGCTCGTATGCCGCTGCGAAGGCGAACGAAGTGACATGGCTGCGCCGTACTGAGTACCTTGGtgctgagcagcgcaaacagcgcgcgcacgcgcagcctGTACAGCGACTCGACAcgtcgcgtgcggcgcaaattgcgcgcatcgaaGAGAGTTTTGTCGCGGCGAATACCGCTCTCGATACGCTCACGCACCCCAGCAAGCCCGGCGTGCACGCGGTAGATGCGTACGAACTGCTCCCCGACCCCGAGACGTGGGCATCGAGTTTCCAGGTAGTCCGCTTTACCAGTGCGCTCGGGCGCATGTCGCAAGGCGCCCCggacgacgatgtgcgcatgcgcacggcggtgctgcgTCCTGTAACAGACGCCGTCTCTGGGCAGCAGCGTGTATCGATGTACCTTGCTTGTGCGGACGAGCTGCCGCAGTATACAAACAGCGAGGAGGATCAGCCGCAGCCGACATGGGACAGCGCAAcagcccagcgccgcgagaaTCTTGGATCTCTGCGGTAcgaaaagcggcgcagactAGGCACGTTTCCGCGCGTCCCGTGGCTCGAGCAGGAGGATGCAAGTGGCGACGCGAACGAGTACGCAACCGGCTTCcgccatgcgcgcgacttggagcCCGTCGAACAGGTTTCGTCGGCTGCGAATCAGCTGGTCCTTGTCCTGGACGACAATATTCCAGaccctgcgccgcagctggacGATGTCTCTGTGAGCGGCACgattgccgagcagctcggaAAAGAAGACGATCTGTTTGGCGacgaaatgcgcgcggcgccgcccaaaGATGCCGCACCGACCACCACGCTTCCTCCGCAgtccgcgccgcagcgtgcgcggcaagaaAGTGTATTGCCGTCGGCACTTGGACGCAAAGCCGCATACTACCACCGCGTGGATATGCGGTATGCGCTCCGTATccgtcggcagcggcgcgccgagcagcatcTCGCCGTGCCCTACGAAGGATTTTGGCACCGCATTATTCTCGGCAATCGTTCCCCGACAGAGCGCGAAGTGTGCAAAGagctgcatgcgcgccaGGCTGTAGACAAGGTCAATCTCGACGGCGTAGAGTACGCATCaagcgacgaggaggcgGAGGACGTCGAGGCACTTGACAAAGAGCGTGTGGCAGCGGCAGAGGTTGGCGCACAGGGTCAACTGCCGGTGCCGCACATGGATGAGACAGCAGTCGCGGATGATACAGTGTCAGCAGAAGCACAAGCCAGCGCAGCCGACCaaagcgacgctgcggaaGAGCAGATGCAGGACTATttcgacgaggacgagtCCTCCGAAAATGCTTCGGACGTGGACGGCGACGCTGAgctcgcagcgctgcgtgccgaggcgcaggatGCAGATGCAGACGATTCGCCGGTGCCtgcgcgtcggcgtcgcgctcccTAG
- the PAN2 gene encoding poly(A)-specific ribonuclease (EggNog:ENOG503NW3B; COG:L; MEROPS:MER0030317): protein MGDWTQQSHILADHVVPGVLGAVTSLYFDPYAELMWAGSASGQLTSHTNTPPTHARYSSFAAHGTPAHPSPVRGILADEKYVMSIGSDTMRATQRTGLGQWSVPIQAHAPGLELAGMCASPHSTDIIVGGATASAAGGTLADSPVLLAIHDSHVLRTAPSDAAITHILKAGKYVCTGTEQGTIQLRDPRTLSIEHKLMAHHGGLIDVQAEGSLLYSIGWTLRQGHRIAEPLIKVHDLRTLQPLVPIPMTAPGGPAFLAVHPKRASMLAVATHQAQFQIVDTHNPGQSQFYMLPSASYVSALTFSSSAEVLAFGESDGSVRLWTNDKDAAAMAAPMRFNTYPTQPLAMPEYVSTPRMEWKHDTPLSCIGMPYYDHALFSAMPSEEYWSQGTALLTMPAPLDPAVLDSVHFSGGIGYAPLPRHLRGKRNLLLGTDDLTDRFDRSGKLKRTALARLRSKHGDRRVHLARFHSQKAGDADEAPGADGMGMPDYCRQLTIQYSRFGVEDFDFASYNKTPFAGLETNIENAYANAYLQALHYTRPLRAFALRHILMPCAQPKCLLCEAGFLFRMLDDAQGTRCQAANLLHTLKAMPNVATLGVLDGATTNETSRAYSELAQTLNHFILDTFSHEAMRLQHHFQQLCANPCAFAVETKTVCTLCGYEKARQHGAHVVDLLYPSAGAVDNLAQLLAPSLARETMSKSRCRRCHAPHAVHSTFSTVPSMDALPDVLSINAGVYAANQLAHWKPRANEEEGFVPPCMWLDVEHGRLVAQGVYDDAVPKRACAMYSIRALTVQIQGANDAPHLCTFVRAPGEVDAWYVFNDFLVRPVRAQDALCFGPSWKIPAVLFYERVDAAACAREQQLVQWSQALHPDYDLLLHDTNLAKHRDPALMRQQVLDVLPSPGTLVAIDTEFVALASEEVELCSDGTRSVIRPSMLGLARVSVLRGEGPQEGVAFIDDHIHTVEPVVDYLTQYSGIQPGDLDPATTKYTLVSHKMAYKKLRILVDRGCRFIGHGLAKDFRIINIFVPPSQVIDTVNLFHSPAHPRNLSLRFLAWFLLKRDIQSGLLLHEGHDSIEDADAALQLYRSYEQFEQDNRLEDVLEDLYEMGPRTSWRPPVKTDG, encoded by the exons TCATATACTCGCGGACCATGTCGTGCCTGGCGTCCTCGGCGCAGTCACATCACTCTACTTTGACCCATACGCCGAGCTGATGTGGGCCGGCAGCGCGTCTGGCCAATTGACGTCACATACTAACACCCCACCGACGCATGCGCGCTACTCGAGCTTCGCGGCACACGGCACACCTGCACATCCAAGTCCTGTACGCGGCATCCTGGCAGACGAGAAATATGTCATGAGCATAGGCTCAGATACCATGCGCGCCACACAGCGGACAGGGCTTGGGCAGTGGTCAGTGCCTATAcaggcgcatgcgccaGGCCTCGAGCTCGCTGGGAtgtgtgcatcgccgcacAGCACTGACATTATCGTCGGTGGCGCGACGGCATCCGCTGCGGGCGGTACCCTGGCCGACAGCCccgtgctgcttgcgatCCATGACAGTCATGTGCTGCGTACAGCGCCGTCGGACGCTGCAATTACACATATACTCAAAGCCGGCAAATACGTGTGTACAGGCACAGAGCAGGGTACCATTCAGCTTCGCGACCCCCGCACACTATCGATCGAGCACAAACTCATGGCACACCACGGCGGCCTGATTGACGTGCAGGCAGAAGGTAGCCTCCTTTACAGCATCGGCTGGACGCTCCGGCAGGGCCACCGCATTGCAGAGCCGCTGATCAAGGTGCACGATTTACGCACGCTCCAGCCGCTTGTCCCGATTCCCATGACTGCGCCTGGCGGTCCCGCCTTTCTTGCAGTGCATCCAAAACGCGCCTCGAtgctcgccgtcgcgaCGCATCAAGCGCAGTTCCAAATTGTGGATACGCACAACCCAGGCCAGAGTCAGTTCTACATGCTCCCATCTGCATCCTACGTATCCGCACTTACGTTCTCGTCAAGCGCCGAGGTGCTTGCGTTCGGCGAATCGGACGGGTCCGTGCGCTTGTGGACAAACGACAAggacgccgcggcgatggctgcgccgatgcgcttcaATACGTATCCCACGCAGCCGCTCGCGATGCCCGAGTATGtgtcgacgccgcgcatggaGTGGAAGCATGATACGCCGCTCTCGTGTATTGGGATGCCCTACTATGACCACGCGCTCTTCTCTGCCATGCCGTCCGAAGAGTACTGGAGCCAgggcacggcgctgctcacGATGCCGGCGCCCCTCGATCCCGCTGTGCTTGATTCGGTGCACTTCTCAGGTGGCATAGGGTACGCGCCCCTTCCGCGGCacctgcgcggcaagcgcaaccTGCTGCTTGGCACCGACGACTTGACAGACCGCTTCGACCGCAGCGGAAAGCTGAAACGCACGGCACTGGCccgcctgcgcagcaagcacggcgATCGTCGTgtgcatcttgcgcgctttcACAGCCAAAAAGCgggcgatgcagacgaggCACCGGGCGCCGATGGCATGGGCATGCCCGACTACTGCCGCCAGCTCACCATCCAGTACAGCCGCTTTGGTGTGGAGGACTTTGACTTTGCCTCCTACAACAAGACGCCGTTCGCGGGCTTGGAGACCAACATTGAGAATGCGTATGCAAACGCGTAcctgcaggcgctgcactatacgcggccgctgcgcgctttcgcgctgcggcacatACTCATGCCTTGTGCACAGCCCAAGTGCCTCTTGTGCGAAGCAGGCTTCCTCTTCCGCAtgctggacgatgcgcaaggAACGCGCTGCCAAGCTGCGAAtttgctgcacacgctaAAAGCGATGCCCAACGTCGCGACGCTAGGCGTGCTGGACGGCGCCACGACAAACGaaacgtcgcgcgcgtacAGTGAGCTGGCCCAAACGCTGAACCACTTTATTCTCGACACATTCTCCCACGAAGCAATGCGCCTGCAACACCATTTTCAGCAGCTCTGCGCCAATCCTTGCGCGTTTGCTGTCGAGACCAAAACTGTCTGCACGCTGTGTGGCTACGAAAAAGCGCGGCAGCATGGCGCACATGTCGTAGACCTGCTGTACCcaagcgccggcgccgtcgACAATCTagcgcagctccttgccCCGTCGCTCGCTCGCGAAACAATGTCCAAGAGTCGGTGCCGCCGGTGCCATGCACCACATGCCGTGCACAGTACATTCAGCACCGTTCCGTCCATGGATGCCTTGCCCGATGTGCTGAGCATCAATGCGGGTGTGTATGCTGCAAACCAGCTTGCGCATTGGAAGCCGCGTGCGAACGAAGAAGAAGGGTTTGTGCCGCCGTGCATGTGGCTCGACGTGGAGCACGGTCGTCTTGTCGCACAGGGCGTCTACGACGATGCTGtgccgaagcgcgcgtgcgccatgTATAGCATCCGCGCACTGACTGTGCAGATTCAAGGCGCaaacgacgcgccgcatctttgcacgtttgtgcgcgcgccgggcgaGGTGGATGCGTGGTACGTTTTCAACGATTTCCTCGTACGCCCGGTGCGTGCACAAGACGCGCTCTGTTTCGGCCCGTCGTGGAAGATCCCCGCGGTGCTGTTTTACGAGCGTGTGGACGCAGCCGCCTGTGCtcgcgagcagcagctggtGCAGTGgtcgcaggcgctgcatcccGACTATGACCTGCTTTTGCACGATACCAACCTTGCAAAGCACCGCGATCCAGCGCTTATGCGCCAGCAAGTGCTCGATGTACTCCCTTCGCCAGGTACACTCGTTGCGATCGACACCGAATTTGTAGCGCTCGCGTCGGAGGAAGTAGAGCTCTGCTCGGACGGTACACGCTCCGTGATTCGTCCCAGTATGCTTGGTCTTGCAAGGGTCAGTGTATTGCGCGGAGAGGGGCCGCAAGAGGGTGTTGCGTTTATCGACGATCATATCCATACCGTCGAGCCTGTCGTTGACTACCTCACGCAATACTCGGGGATCCAACCCGGCGATTTGGATCCCGCCACGACAAAGTATACCTTGGTGTCGCACAAAATGGCCTACAAGAAACTACGCATCCTTGTGGACCGTGGGTGCCGTTTCATTGGGCATGGACTGGCAAAGGATTTCCGCATCATCA ACATCTTTGTGCCGCCGAGTCAAGTCATCGATACCGTGAATTTATTCCATTCGCCGGCGCACCCTCGAAACCTTTCTTTGCGTTTCCTTGCTTGGTTTTTGCTCAAGCGCGATATTCAGTCGGGGCTGTTGCTGCACGAAGGACACGACTCGATTGAGGACGCGGATGCGGCTCTGCAGCTGTACCGATCCTACGAGCAGTTTGAACAGGACAACCGACTCGAGGATGTGCTCGAGGATCTGTACGAGATGGGGCCGCGTACCAGCTGGCGGCCGCCGGTAAAGACGGATGGGTAG
- a CDS encoding uncharacterized protein (EggNog:ENOG503NYVK; COG:L), with product MHGKAAHTPGLNAAAFAFQPRNQADAALSESDDDEFSPFSARASAPQMPMATPPDPLAETQLASSDFTCEEIETLNAAQSETPFDTFCATYLSQHMHEFTTQESLRDAPRKVHEALERHHYDVEATVRSLQAVDVGESTHSAPANAAEGARVCRYFLAGECRRSDCRFSHDLNKALCRFWLREQCLNDPCLFLHDFDAFTALVASMSIKPAPEQPAKVVVPNAERRRLDPSETRWAAAAQQAPRTGRAVQKKTLEKPAPFVPRASARIALRPPTLLPTLSTGTKLAADMGKARAALQQNGKVDEQSWATIEALVRARHRPIREQLLAAAGDLGGWGGSAQASDEPGAQRTRGRWAGANLGLCLGVARQANLGKYAKHALSMDERTEAFLDMHGLHGAQAVQACEHFLLGLESESFRGLAYLGVGVGKHAGANVGKGKVATQVRAFLQEWGYPFTEYDGVLVCDPNTHL from the coding sequence ATGCATggcaaagcagcgcatacGCCCGGCCTTAATGCCGCCGCATTTGCGTTTCAACCGCGCAACCAAGCTGATGCAGCGCTGAGCGAGtcggacgacgacgaaTTTTCGCCGTTTtcagcgcgtgcatcggcgccaCAGATGCCGATGGCCACGCCCCCAGACCCTCTTGCCGAAACGCAGttggcgagcagcgacTTTACCTGTGAAGAAATCGAGACGCTCAATGCAGCACAGTCCGAGACGCCTTTCGATACGTTTTGCGCCACGTATCTCTCGCAGCACATGCACGAATTCACGACGCAGgaatcgctgcgcgatgcgccgcgcaaagtgcacgaggcgctcgagcgacACCACTACGATGTTGAGGCCACCGTACGCTCGCTCCAAGCAGTGGATGTTGGCGAGTCtacgcacagcgcgccagCCAATGCAGCtgaaggcgcgcgcgtgtgccgctACTTTCTCGCCGGCGAGTGCCGCCGCTCCGACTGCCGCTTCTCGCACGACCTGAACAAAGCACTGTGTCGCTTCTGGCTGCGTGAGCAGTGCTTGAACGATCCATGCTTATTCTTGCACGATTTCGACGCTTTCACTGCGCTGGTAGCGAGCATGTCGATCAAGCCAGCGCCGGAGCAGCCCGCCAAGGTCGTTGTCCCGAAcgccgagcggcggcgcctcgATCCATCCGAAACGCGCTgggctgcagcggcacagcaagcgccaAGGACAGGGCGAGCTGTGCAGAAAAAGACTCTCGAAAAGCCGGCGCCttttgtgccgcgcgcgtcggcacgcattgcgctgcgcccgccgacgctgctgccCACCTTGTCGACGGGCACAAAGCTTGCCGCAGATATgggcaaagcgcgcgccgcgctccagcagAATGGCAAGGTCGACGAGCAAAGTTGGGCGACgatcgaggcgcttgtgcgcgcgcggcaccgacCGATCCGCGAGCAactgctcgccgcggccgGCGATCTTGGCGGCTGGggcggcagtgcgcaagCGAGTGATGAGCCGGGCGCACAGAGAACTCGGGGGCGCTGGGCAGGCGCGAATCTAGGCCTCTGCCTGGGCgtagcgcgccaagcgaaTCTAGGCAAGTatgcaaagcacgcgctCTCCATGGACGAGCGCACCGAAGCGTTTCTCGATATGCACGGcttgcatggcgcgcaggcTGTGCAGGCGTGCGAGCATTTCCTGCTAGGACTCGAGTCAGAGTCTTTCCGAGGCCTGGCGTACCTCGGTGTGGGCGTCGGAAAGCACGCAGGGGCGAATGTGGGCAAGGGAAAGGTGGCAACGCAAGTGCGTGCGTTCCTGCAGGAATGGGGCTACCCTTTTACCGAGTATGACGGTGTGCTTGTGTGTGATCCAAACACGCACCTGTAG
- the TIM44 gene encoding protein translocase subunit (COG:U; BUSCO:EOG09262ESR; EggNog:ENOG503NVA0), which yields MKSMRAVSLGQGAALGSAHGAMRAPHMAVRALHASRPALDTPRSPFQVFVQTLREELTKSREFQENMRQLQGRTEKFQDTETMRKAREAYDRARIISSIKHNPRLQYAAEQLRKSGGTVGSAVSSTLKQMEESELMRSLSSMTGRMRRQLEDSTAPVRNTEVYKAFAATISEAFDDGSDGINIHLTDGMDAKEVRRLKREKRLRKIGKPPPVEDVEASAPSEAKAEDPIVAAAAAAGEAAGRESAGEAAGRKTAGEAAGAAKPAMDAEEKQQRRKRLGGYAVTTYVAANEAAGQDMVLAPESAQKKWRILPEDTAVHRKMDEWNEQFQDSEHPVVERIRGITNTVASWFAENETAQVSRAFKQMDPTFTMAGFTNDLREYVIPEVLDAYHTGQRHLLRQWCSEATYNVLMATIDPYLQRGYIPDGRILDLSSVEIIQGKMLETGPMPVLVVSFQTQELMYFTDPRSNEIKEGSVEQANLCRYAMVMTRAEDELRNEITGGWKIVELARRGQIAFM from the coding sequence ATGAAGAGTATGCGTGCGGTGTCCCTTGggcaaggcgctgcgcttgggagtgcgcacggtgcaatgcgcgcaccgcacatggcggtgcgcgcgctaCATGCGTCGCGGCCCGCGCTGGatacgccgcgctcgccgttTCAAGTTTTTgtgcagacgctgcgcgaagaaCTGACAAAATCGCGCGAGTTCCAGGAAAATATGCGGCAGCTGCAGGGCCGGACAGAAAAGTTTCAGGATACCgagacgatgcgcaaggcgcgtgaAGCGTAcgatcgtgcgcgcattATTTCGTCGATCAAGCACAACCCGCGTCTGCAGTacgccgccgagcaacTGCGCAAGAGTGGCGGGACGGTGGGAAGCGCAGTGAGCTCCACGCTGAAGCAGATGGAAGAGAGCGAGCTTATGCGTTCACTCTCTTCAATGACCggccgcatgcgccgccagctGGAGGACTCGACCGCACCGGTGCGCAACACGGAAGTGTACAAGGCGTTTGCCGCGACCATTTCCGAGGCATTTGACGATGGGTCCGATGGGATCAACATCCACCTCACCGACGGTATGGATGCCAAGGAAGTGCGCCGTCTGAAGCGCGAGAAGCGGCTGCGCAAGATCGGAAAGCCCCCGCCTGTCGAGGACGTCGaggcgagcgcgccgagcgaggCCAAGGCCGAGGACCCGATTgttgccgccgctgctgctgcgggCGAGGCTGCTGGGCGCGAGAGTGCGGGCGAGGCTGCTGGGCGCAAGACTGCCGGCGAGGCTGCTGGTGCTGCGAAGCCCGCGATGGACGCGGAGGagaagcagcagcggcgcaagcgcctcggcggGTACGCCGTCACGACGTACGTCGCTGCCAATGAAGCCGCCGGCCAGGATATGGTGCTTGCGCCCGAATCTGCGCAGAAAAAGTGGCGCATTTTGCCAGAAGACACCGCCGTGCACCGCAAGATGGACGAGTGGAACGAGCAGTTCCAAGATTCGGAGCACCCTGTagtcgagcgcatccgtGGCATCACAAATACAGTTGCGTCCTGGTTCGCAGAGAACGAGACGGCGCAGGTATCGCGGGCATTCAAGCAAATGGACCCCACATTTACCATGGCGGGCTTTACCAACGATCTGCGCGAGTATGTGATCCCCGAGGTGCTCGATGCGTACCACACGGGCCAGCGGCACCTTTTGCGGCAGTGGTGCAGCGAGGCGACATACAATGTGCTGATGGCTACCATCGACCCCTACCTGCAGCGTGGATACATCCCCGATGGCCGCATTCTCGACCTTTCCAGCGTCGAGATCATACAGGGCAAGATGCTCGAGACGGGCCCGATGCCTGTCCTGGTCGTGAGCTTCCAAACGCAAGAGCTCATGTACTTTACGGATCCACGCTCCAACGAAATCAAGGAGGGCAGTGTCGAACAGGCAAACCTGTGCCGTTATGCGATGGTCATGACCCGTGCCGaagacgagctgcgcaatgaAATCACCGGAGGATGGAAGATtgtcgagcttgcgcgccgtgggcaGATTGCATTTATGTAG
- a CDS encoding uncharacterized protein (COG:I; EggNog:ENOG503Q415): MDVSTADLAKDVMPLYTMTNAKQIAEIATGSDADIGGLSRCHIAHDSDTTPDGKSVGYGRFYGTISAQIPRKSALERSGYAAFRNKSRPKLFGTEVWDTLYYPYIALRVRNKTPMPEQAHSSLRSALHADDQAGPTERAIAALGINVPGQHKYNNHGPLFFVNIKTDGPVTTDLYQHRLFLDNDTSWRTITLPLDAFVLTNTGVVADQQISMMRERILSVGISVLLTPPQLVGDPEELDGEDDDEISALRHDDPARGSKRDASFTFDLDVQGFWVVESPEKVHEISMQE; the protein is encoded by the coding sequence ATGGATGTCTCGACTGCGGACCTTGCGAAGGATGTAATGCCGTTGTATACTATGACGAACGCCAAACAGATCGCCGAGATTGCGACGGGATCCGACGCCGATATCGGCGGGCTTTCGCGCTGCCACATCGCGCACGACAGCGACACGACGCCCGACGGCAAGTCTGTAGGGTACGGCCGGTTTTACGGCACGATATCAGCACAGATTCCGCGCAAGTCGGCTCTCGAGCGCAGTGGGTACGCCGCATTCCGCAACAAGTCACGGCCGAAGCTGTTTGGCACCGAGGTGTGGGATACGCTGTACTATCCCTACATTGCGTTGCGTGTGCGCAACAAGACGCCGATGCCAGAGCAGGCGCACTCTTCACTGCGCTCTGCACTGCACGCAGACGACCAGGCTGGCCCGACGGAGCGAGCGATTGCCGCGCTCGGGATCAATGTGCCCGGCCAGCACAAGTACAACAACCACGGACCGCTCTTTTTTGTCAACATCAAGACGGACGGCCCCGTGACTACAGATCTGTACCAGCACCGCCTGTTCCTCGATAACGACACGTCGTGGCGCACGATTACGCTTCCCCTCGATGCCTTTGTGCTCACAAACACGGGCGTCGTTGCAGACCAGCAAATTTCGATgatgcgcgagcggatcCTGAGCGTGGGCATCAGTGTCTTGCTCACGCCTCCCCAGCTCGTAGGCGACCCCGAGGAGCTAGATGGGGAAGATGACGACGAGATtagcgcgctgcgccacgacgatccagcgcgtggaagcaagcgcgacgcatccTTTACCTTTGATCTCGATGTGCAGGGCTTTTGGGTTGTGGAGAGCCCTGAAAAGGTGCACGAGATATCGATGCAAGAGTAG